A stretch of the Teredinibacter haidensis genome encodes the following:
- the modC gene encoding molybdenum ABC transporter ATP-binding protein: MNDLRLQYDFHKDDFHTSVDLTLPAQGITAIFGASGSGKTTLLRTLAGLEKIQNGHIRFKSWVFQNDKQSLPVHKRPIGYVFQQSSLFPHLNVRKNLQYGYKRIPVDEHKIRFDDAVQLLGVASLLERYPHQLSGGQQQRVGIARALLTSPQLLLMDEPLASLDAKSKAEILPYLETLHQQLDIPILYVSHSVEEVVRIADRMVLMDHGKILATGPLNELLTDPALPLSHLEEACIVTDGIVTRHQPGFHLTELSTDFGSLVISHRNLAINQPVRVKIMARDVSIALDFAERTSISNILPVTVEDFIDGPNPSQILVKLRAKGSTMLSRITRRSLNNLKLQKNQIVYAQIKAVSLMRDQVQ, encoded by the coding sequence ATGAACGACCTTCGTCTGCAATACGATTTCCATAAAGATGATTTTCATACAAGCGTTGATCTAACCCTCCCTGCGCAGGGTATTACCGCCATTTTTGGTGCGTCCGGATCAGGAAAAACAACGTTGCTACGTACTCTGGCTGGTCTGGAAAAAATTCAAAACGGGCACATACGATTTAAAAGTTGGGTATTCCAAAACGATAAACAATCACTTCCCGTACATAAACGCCCCATCGGCTATGTTTTTCAGCAGTCCAGTTTATTTCCCCATCTGAACGTGCGCAAAAACCTGCAGTACGGCTACAAACGTATTCCTGTCGACGAACATAAAATCCGTTTTGACGACGCGGTACAGCTGCTCGGTGTTGCCTCTCTATTGGAACGCTACCCCCATCAACTCTCCGGTGGCCAGCAACAGCGTGTCGGTATCGCACGAGCATTATTAACCAGCCCGCAACTGCTATTAATGGATGAGCCACTTGCTAGTCTAGACGCAAAGAGCAAAGCTGAAATTCTTCCCTATCTGGAAACCTTGCATCAGCAATTGGATATCCCCATTCTCTACGTCAGCCATTCTGTCGAAGAGGTAGTGCGTATTGCCGATCGCATGGTATTAATGGACCACGGGAAAATACTGGCCACAGGTCCGCTAAACGAACTGCTAACCGACCCCGCTCTGCCGCTTTCTCACCTGGAGGAGGCCTGTATTGTGACCGATGGAATTGTGACTCGACATCAGCCCGGCTTTCACTTAACCGAATTAAGCACCGATTTCGGCAGCCTTGTCATTTCACATCGCAATTTAGCGATAAACCAACCTGTTCGCGTAAAGATAATGGCTCGCGATGTGAGTATTGCCTTAGATTTTGCCGAGCGCACCAGCATCAGCAATATCTTACCGGTAACGGTGGAGGACTTTATCGACGGCCCCAACCCAAGCCAAATATTGGTAAAACTCCGAGCAAAAGGGTCTACCATGCTTTCGCGTATTACCCGCCGCTCTTTAAACAATTTAAAACTGCAAAAAAATCAAATCGTTTACGCGCAAATCAAAGCCGTATCGCTTATGCGCGATCAAGTTCAATAG